In Megalobrama amblycephala isolate DHTTF-2021 linkage group LG21, ASM1881202v1, whole genome shotgun sequence, the genomic stretch aatatatatatatatatatatatatatatatctgtgtgtgtgcatttggcACAAAACAATAGCATATGGCCTTTAACTGAGGTATTACATTTCACTGTTTGACTAAGCAACAGGAAGTTTATGATCTAAacaaaatctctctctctctttctctcagagGGACGTGAGGTTTGTTTGCCCGGTTTCTTGGAGACGGAATTGGTTATTTAAACCCACAACACTCCTGTGAACTCCGTTAAGAGCCGTTCAACAGCTTCAGAGGAGACGAGGCTCTTCAGGATGGATGTTTGTCACTCCGGAGACTGAAGTCTGAGACCGGACGGCATGCCTTACCTCGTCCACACGGCTCACGCCCAGTTCGTGGCTCTCTGGCTCGGGGCGGTCGGCTGGATCCTCATCATAGTGACCGTCGGGCTGGTGGAGTGGCGGGTTTGGGAAGTGTCTGACCTGTCTGTCATCACCTCCGGTCTGGCTTGGGTGGGTATTTGGAGAGTGTGTTTTTATAGTCACGTTCTGATCTTATCCAACAATCAGATCATGTTCTGTCAGAGGATTCATTTGTCGGAGTCGTTCACGCCACCGGAAATCGCCACGGCACAGGTGCTCATGCTAGTGGCGCTGATTCTGGGGCTCATGGGAAACGCCAGCGTTGTTTACGGCCTCAGGAACGTTTACTTCGGACTGAACACGTTTAAAGCCATCAGACTGGCGTTTTACGCCGGCGGGGTTTTGTTCATCCTCACCGCGGCTGCTGCGCTCGTTCCCGTGTGCTGGAACCTCCATTCGGTCGTGAACAATCAGACTATAACATTCCCAGCTGCGTTTCTCATGCCTCCCGCTCCTGCAAACCAGTCTGTTGGACCTGGTATCATCGTGGGGATTTTTGCATCCGTCCTGTTGGTCAGTAGCGGGGTGGTCTTTCTGTCCTACAGGGTCCCGGTCATGCTGGAGCCCAAAGTGAGGCCCTCATGGCCCGGAGAAGGATGCTCGGGAACCCGTGTGAACCCCCAGGGAATTGACAATCCAGCTTTCCAAACACATCCATTCTGAAATCCAGTTTTTAGGATGGATGTGAATGTGTGATGACCATCAGTAGCTAATTATGATGCTGTAACTTTTACTGTACAAACACTGCCAGACCCAGGAGACCCTCATAAtcaaataatactaataatgtGCAAACTATATTTTCCAGAAAATAAGTCAGCAATGTAGCAAATTTACATCCTTAAaaggaaaaacacacacattttattattatctacttttgtaaaatactggtaggcctaaataaaatgaaacatttacagacattaaacactaaaaacttattttatttccccTCATTCCACAACAAATTCTCAGGAACAGATCAGGAATGAAAAATATAAGTAGGCCTATAATGgcattcattataaacaacatttCTTATAAACGCCACGAATACAAAGTCACTTTGGAATATAAGTCGCACGtttcaaataagaaaaaaaacaggacTTATATTATGGAAAATGGTATCTGTTTACATACTTTCTGCATTGAATTTTGCCAttgtttttgtgcttttatcTCGGGGTTTTTGTATAATgtatttgaattgtttaaacgGTCTGTCATTGAGATGTGTATTATTAAAAGACTTTATGGCAGATAATTTTATCTGTTTGTGATGAATTATATAACTGAATATCATTGGCATAATTATGTTATGTTTTCTAATGATATTACCAAGCGGAAgcagcatgtatattgaaaatagcagtgGGCCTAACACAGAGCCTTGTGGCACTCCATAATTTACTGACGTTACTTTGGATAATTtcactgtttaaaaaaacaaaatgttaacGTCTGATAGGTACGATTTAAACCACCTtaatgcctgtccctgaataccaATGTAATATTGCAGTCGATCTAAGAATATGTCATGATTTATAGTgtcgaacgcagcactgaggtcaAGTAAAACTAGTACTAAGTCATTTTAACaagcgcagtttctgtgctcTGATGAGGCCTGAATCAGGACTGAAATGTTTCATAGATATCATTGTTTTGAGTGGAGACAACTATTTAAAGTATTTTAGACTtaatggaagatttgaaatgggtctgtaatttgccaATTCATTTGGATCTAGTTGAGGCTTAATAACTGCCAGCTTGAACGGTCTAGGAACATGTtaataatattgagaagaggcttTTCTGCTGCAGgtagtttagtgggtattggatctaataaacataTTGTTGGTTTAGATGTAATGATAAGTTTAACTCTTCCTGTTCTATAGCTGTAAAGCTACAATTGTTTTTGAGGGGAGATAAGTGAGTCTGAATCATAAAACGCTGTCAATGGTTGtacgttttaaaatgtatttttgatgcttttgATTTTCTCAGTG encodes the following:
- the LOC125256307 gene encoding claudin-34-like; its protein translation is MPYLVHTAHAQFVALWLGAVGWILIIVTVGLVEWRVWEVSDLSVITSGLAWVGIWRVCFYSHVLILSNNQIMFCQRIHLSESFTPPEIATAQVLMLVALILGLMGNASVVYGLRNVYFGLNTFKAIRLAFYAGGVLFILTAAAALVPVCWNLHSVVNNQTITFPAAFLMPPAPANQSVGPGIIVGIFASVLLVSSGVVFLSYRVPVMLEPKVRPSWPGEGCSGTRVNPQGIDNPAFQTHPF